Genomic DNA from Cloacibacillus sp.:
ACGGCGGAGAGCCGGCGGCTGGCGAGGGAACGCCGGAGGCCGCCGCTGACGAATATGATTTTGAGGGAGCAAGGCTGCTGCTTGCGGAAGATAACGAAATGAATATGGAGATAGCGTCAGAGATACTGAAAAGCGGCGGATTCTCCGTTGACTGGGCGAAAAACGGCGAGGAGGCCGTGCGGCTCTTTGAAGCGTCTCCCGCCGGGTGCTATAGCGCCATATTGCTCGATATCCAAATGCCGGTGATGGACGGATATGAAGCGGCGCGCCGCATACGCGCCTCGCGCCACCCGGAGTCGGCCTCTGCCGTGATTATCGCCATGTCGGCCAACGCCTTCGCGGAAGATGTCGCCGCCTCGCTGGCGGCGGGCATGAACGACCATGTGGCGAAACCTATCGATCCCACATACTTATTCAAGACCCTGCGCAAGTATATCGGCGGCAAAGCCGGTTAGATAGACGCTTGGGCCAGCCATGACGGCCTCCGAATACGCCTTGCTTATCGGGGATGAAATCAACGCCCTGGTGCAGAATTGTTACATAAATGTCGGTTTTTCATTGACGGCTAAGTTACCTGCGATGTCATTGTCTTTTGATTTCACATACTGTATTATAGGTAAAATTACTTAGTAAGCATGCGGTCGGTCAGTAGAATGGATTTTAAAGGAGTAAATATTCATGGAGCCTCAGCGCGATATAGAATCGGACCATCTCAGGGAGCGGCATATACCGAAGGAGCACGGCGTTCCGCTGGAGATGCTCGGAGTTGGTGTCAGCAAGCATTTATTGGATAAAGATTTGACCGTCTTATGGGTGAATGTCCAGTTTTGCAATGATGCCGGATATACGGAGGAAGAATTCCTCTCTCAATTTTCCAGTCTGCGCCGGTATTATGAAGAATATCCCGTTGATTTTGAATTACTGCGAAATAAGCTGCGGCACTTGCATGAAGGCTGTGATACTAAAGCTTCGATGACCTGTCGGATACCGCTCAAAGGCGGCGGGTACAGCTGGGTCCGCGTTGTGGCAAGAGCCGCCGATGACCCCGTCTCCGGTGTGCCTGTGGTCTGCCTGACGACTGTCAATGTTGATGACATGGTCTCTTCCGATAATGAGAAGAAACAGTATTTTGAGTTCATGATGGAAGAGTATGTGGGAAATATCTATATCAGCGATATGGATACCTATGAGCTGCTCTATTTGAATCAGAACAGCTGCAATGTCCTTGGGGGAAGAAAAAAGGATCTTCTTGGCCGGAAATGTTACGAGGTGATACAGGGAAGGTCCACGCCCTGCCCTTTCTGCAATAACAGTCAGCTGACAAGGGAAGATGTTTATGAATGGGAATTTTTCAACCCCGTCCTTGACCGCACATTTTTAATAAAGAACCGCGAGATCGATTGGAACGGACACCGGGCGCGTCTCGAACTTTCGCACGATAACTACAGCGTAGAATACAAGCTGGCTCAGAAGGACAGAGAGCGGGACGCGATGGTAAGGTCTATCCTTGGCAGTGTTGCCAGACTCGACGCGCGGGATTTCAGCACCATCCTTTGGTATGGCGCCGATTTTCTTTCCCTGATCGGTTATACAAAAGAGCAGTTCGAAAACGAGCTGGACTCTAAATGTTCTTACATACATCCGGACGATATGGCCGAAGCGCTGAGGGTGCTGAGAGAAATAAAGAAGACGGGGCAAAAGGCTGTCATAGAGACGAGAGTTGTAACTCGTTCCGGAAAAATAAGAATTTTGACGATCACGATGCGCTACGTAAGCGGCGAAGAGAGCTGGGACGGCATTCCCTCTTTTTACACTCTGGGTTTTGACGTCACGGATACCAGGGAGGAACAGATACGTCAGCGCAAAGCGCTGGAAGAGGCCTATCAGTCGCTGCGGGTCGCCAATTCCGCAAAAACGAATTTCCTGTCGTCCATGTCTCACGACATCCGTACGCCGATGAACGCGATCGTTGGAATGACGGCCATCGCCCAGGCGAATTTGCATTCCCCCGAGAAGGTGGACGACTGCCTGAATAAGATCAACGTTTCGAGCCGCCATCTGCTCAGCCTGATCAGCGAGGTGCTTGATATGTCTAGGATCGAGAGCGGCAGAATAGACCTCGCACCGGAAGATGTCGACCTCTCCGAACTCATTCAGAATATTTATGATATCTGCAAACCGCTGGTCGCCGAGAAAAAGCAGGAGCTTCGGGTCACAGTCGGACAGGTCAGCCATGAGAGAGTGGTCGTTGACAGAAACCGGCTTCAGCAGGTCTTTATGAATCTGCTCTCAAACGCGATAAAGTATACCCCAGAGGGCGGAAAGATCAGCCTGGAGATCAATGAGCTGCCCTCCCTGATCCCTCAAAAAGGCTGGTTTGAGTTTGTCTTTACGGATAACGGGATCGGCATGTCCGCTGATTTTATTCCGAAGATATTCGCCCCCTTTTCGCGCGCTGAGGACCCGCGCGTCAGCAAGATACACGGCACGGGATTGGGGATGGCGATCACGGAAAATATCATCCAGATGATGAACGGCACGATAAAGGTGGAGAGTGAAAAGGGCGTGGGCAGCCGTTTCACCGTATCCGTCCCGCTGCAGCTGCAGATGGAAGAAGATATTCTCGACGAGGAGCTGATTGGTCTGCCTGTGCTTGTTGTGGATGACGATCAGATCATCTGCGAGAATGCGACACAGCTGCTGAGCGAGCTGGGGATGCGCGGCTATTGGGTGCTCTCCGGCGGGGAAGCAGTTCGCAGGGTAGAGGAAGCGCATGGCCGCGCGGATGATTTCTTCGCCGTAATCCTTGATTGGAAGATGCCGGGCATGGATGGGCTGGAGACGCTGAAGGTGATCAGAGAGAGGCTGGGAAACGACGTGCCGATCATCATTATCTCGGCGTACGACTATTCCGACATTGAGGAGGAATTTGTGCGCGCCGGCGCGGATGCCTTTATCAGCAAACCGCTTTTTAAATCGAAGATGCTGCATGTCCTGCGTCTCTTCTGTTCCAAGAACAGATTGGAAAAGGCGGGCGTACTTGTGGAAACGGCCTATCCCAGCCTTTGCGGCAAACGGGTGCTTCTCGCCGAAGATAATGAACTCAACAAAGAGATCGTCGTCGAGCTGCTTGGCATGAAGGGGATATCCGTGGATCATGCGGAGAACGGCGCGCTGGCCGTCGAGCGTTTCCGTGAGTCTGCCCCAGGATATTACGCCGCCGTTCTGATGGATATACAGATGCCGGTGATGGACGGCTATGAGGCGGCTGCGGCGATCCGCGCGCTGCCGAGAAAAGACGCGGCGGATATCCCGATCCTGGCGTTGACGGCGAATGCCTTTGTCTCCGATATCGGTAAGGCCCAGAGCTCGGGTATGAACGATCATATCTCCAAGCCCATCGACGTCGACCGTCTGGTGGCGGTGCTTTCCGCGTGGATCAAATAATGGCTGGAATAGGCAACGGCGCGGGCGTAATTACGCGAGCCGTCGGTACGGCAGTCTTGTTTGCGAAGAGGCGTGTGCGTAGCTGCCGGAAGTAGAGATTGTAAGGTGAATTTTAGAACCGCGTGGCAAGGGCTGCGGATAATATATAAATTGTAGCGGTGAATGAACCCGCGATCAGCCGCATACACCCGCAGCCGGAGGAATTCTGCGGGTGTATGCGGCTGATCGCGGGGAGGTCGCGCCTGAGGAAATCCCTTTCATTTTGCCTGGAAGAGGGCGGTAAAATAGGCATGCGAATGATATCGTGTGGGCTGGCGTGGGCAGCATTTCTTGTGTTGGCAAAATCCACAAACGGCCACCGGAATTTTACATGGTTGAGCTGCAAATGAAGATCTGTCAGACGCCCCGAATATGCTGTGCGCATATCTCTTGCATAGAACAGCGCCAGCGAAGCGATAACATATATAATAAATAGATATAACTAAGATCATCGGTCCGTTTCTCTCATTCACCGAAGACATATCTGTTGGTATTCCACGGATACGTGCCGTAATCCTGCTCAAGGTTCTGCGTCGGTACTCCTGTTTTTACAAAAGCCTTTAGTAACTGTATACTATATAGTCGTATAAATTGAGATTGCCGATAGGTTTTTGCTCGATGAACAAAAGAGAGCACAGCGGTCCCAGGCCGGACAAGGAGTGGGAGATATGCATGCCAACAATCTTACGAATCTGCTTGATGCGCTGACTGATACCAGCGTTTATGTCATCGAAGAGGATACCCACAGACTGCTTTATTTTAATCAGCGATGCCGTGACACAGGGCGCGGCAAGGCGGCGCTCGGGGCGAAATGCCATGATATTTGGCCGGAGGTATGCAACAACTGTCCTCTTGCCGGACTGGGAGAAAATTCGTCGAGCCATATCGTCTGTTATGACCCGCTGCTAAAAACTACGGTTGACGCTACGGCCAACAGGATACGTTGGGACGGCGATATCCGCGCGGTTGTGATTACCGCCACGCCTCATAAGCTGAACTTTGAGGAAGAGCATGGGCTTTACAAGATAAAACAGATGTACGCCAAGAGCCTAGTTACCGTATTTGATGAATGTATCATCGTAAATCTTACCGGGAACTATTATGTCAATTGCCAAAAGGATTTGGTTTGGAGCGGTATTCCGGAGCGGGGCGACTTTGGCGCCGAGAACCGCATATATGCCCAGAAAGTGCTGCACCCCGACGATCTTGAGCACTTCAACGAGAACTTCTCTCGCGAAGCGATGCTCAGGATTTTCGGAGAGGGGAGAACCCAGATATCCATGCGCCTGCGCCGTCTGACCTCCAACGGCACCTACCATATGGTTGAGTTCACGGCGACGCGTATCGACGAACTTGAGGCAAATGAGTGCTGGTGCGTACTTGTCTTTCGTGACGTCCAGGACGAATATCTGCTGGAACAGCGGCGTAATGTCGAGATCAGCCAGTTGGCGACCGCCGCCCAGACAGCCTACCAGATGTTGATCGCGGTGAACCTGACCCAGAATACCTATCACATGTTGGAATATAATCGTTTCCCGGTTAAAAGACCGGATGCCGAGGGCTGCTTTGACGATCTTATACAAACTGAATTATCCACGGTACACCCCGATTACCGAGATGAATTTATTGGAAAATTCATGCGCGCCGCTCTTTGCAGCGCCTTTTCTCGCGGAGAACTCCTGGTAACGATGACGGTGCCCCACCGTGGAGACGACGGCGCCTATCACTGGTATTTTACTCAGGTGGTGAGGGTGAAGAGTCCCTATACCGACGACCTGATAGAGATCACGCTGTCAAGGAACATCGACGATGAGCGCCGTATGCAGGAGGCGGCTCTGGAGAAGGAGCGCCAGGCGAAGCAGCTTTTGGAAGACGCTTTGCAAAAGGTGGAAAACGCCAGCAAGGCCAAGAGCGCCTTTCTATCGCGTATGAGCCACGACATCCGTACGCCGATGAACGCGATCGTCGGAATGACCGAACTGGCGCAGCTGCATATCGGGGATGAAGAGCGGCTGCGCGGATATCTCGAAAAGATCGCCGCCTCCGGCGCTCACCTGCTTGGCCTCATTAATGAAGTTCTGGATGTAAGCAAAATAGAGAGCGGAACCGTTGAGCTGGAGGAGTCTGAATTTGACCTCTGCCGCCTGCTGGACGAGGCGGTGGAGCTGATACGGCTCTCCGTCGAGAAGAAGGGGCAAAAGGTATCCGTTCATATCGGCGAGGGGCTGCATCAGCTGGTGCTCGGTGACGAGAGGCGGCTGAAGCAGGTGCTGGTCAATATTCTTGAAAATGCCTCCAAGTACACCGGTGATGGCGGAAGTATATCTTTGCTGGTGGATGAACTTGATAAAGGCGAGCAGCCTGTGGGTACCTACCGCTTTGTGGTTGAGGATAACGGGATTGGCATGAGTCCGGAATATATAGAACATATCTTTGAACCGTTCAGCCGTGCCGACGACAGCCGGACCAATAAGGTCATGGGTACCGGTCTGGGTATGACTATAGTTAAGAACATTGTCTCGATAATGGGCGGCGATATCCGCGCGGAGAGCGAGTACGGGAAAGGGTCGCGGTTCATCGTCACCCTTTGTCTCGCCAAGAGTGTCGCCGTCGATGAGGTTCCGGCGGAAGGATCGCGGACAGAGGAATCTTTCTCTGATCTGTGTATCCTGTTGGTGGAGGATAACGAACTCAACCGTGAGATTGCCGCCGAAATGCTTGCCCTGCTGGGCGCGCGGGTAGAGTTTGCTGAGAACGGACGCATGGCGGTGGAGGCGGTCTGCTCTCATCCGCCCTACTACTACGATATTGTCTTTATGGATATTCAGATGCCGGTCTTGAACGGCTATGACGCCGCAAGGGAGATCCGTGGCTGCGGAATGGAAAGTATCGGCGACCTGCCGATAATCGCGATGACTGCCGATGCCTTTGCCGAGGATGCGAAGCTGGCGCGGCTGGCCGGAATGAATGGGCACCTTGCCAAACCTATTTCCATCGAACAGCTGAAAGGTGCGCTGTCCGGATGTGTCGCCTGGAAGCGGCGTAACCGCCGCGGCGGTATTCTTGAGAGTGGCGATTGATCTCCCTTCGTATGGTGTGCGGCGTCTGGATAATAACTTTATTTACGGAGAGGGATGGTGTGCGTAGATGCCGGAGCTGCCTGAGGTTGAGACGGTAAGGCGAATTTTAGAACCGCAGCTCAAAGGCCTGCGGATAGTATCTGTAACGGTCAATCATCCCGCGGTCATTGCCCGTCCTTCGCCGGAGGAGTTCTGCCGTCTTACGGCGGGGCGGCTGATTTCAGGTATGTCGCGCCGGGGAAAGTTCCTCTCGTTTTGTTTGGAAAACGGCGGCAGGATTGTGCTGCATCTGCGCATGACGGGCTCCCTTTTGCTGACGCCGCCCGCTTATCCTCTGGAAAAGCATACCCATCTCATCTTTCACCTGGACGACGGCGGGGAGCTGCGTTTTACGGACCTTCGCCGCTTTGGGCGTTTCTGGCTGATCGAAAACGGCGAAGAGGATATATTCAGCGGCATCAATCGGCTGGGGCCGGAGCCGATGGACGATGGTTTCAGCGGCGATTACCTGATGTCGGTATTCGCGAAGCGGAAAAAAGCCGTTAAGAGCTGTCTGCTTGATCAGGAATTTATCGCCGGAATCGGTAACATATACGCAGACGAAAGTCTTTTTTCGGCAAAGATATGTCCCGAACGTCCAGCCAGCAGCCTCACCGGCGCGGAGTGGGAACGGCTCGCGGCGGCGATAAAAGAGGCGCTGCTGCTCGGCATTGAGGAGAACCGGATGAGCGCGGAGGAGTATCTTGCCGGTAAGGGGCGCGGGTACCGTTCCCGGTATCTGAACGTATATGGCCGTGCCGGCAAGCCCTGCCGCATATGCGGCGAGCTCCTTTGCCGCTCCTTCGTCGGCGGACGCGGCAGCGTCTATTGCCCGAAGTGCCAGAATCAGGAAAAACTCATTGCCGCTCCGTAATCGGAGATAATTACTTTGATCTCTCAGGGACATCTTTGCCGGTATTTTTCTGTGGATATGAAGCGTAAAAAGCCTTATACTAAGTAAAACCGCAGCGATAATGATTTGGGAGGCCTGCCAGTTGACCACGAACAGATATATCCTTGCCGCGAAGAAGATCCGTACCAGCGTTATTCCGCTGGTCATCCTTCTTGCCTTTTTCGCCATGGTTTCATGGTATATCATCAAGCCGCTGGCGATGCCTCTTATGTGGTCGATTCTCTTCTCATATTTCGCCTATCCTATTTTCACCTTTCTGCATGAGCGGCTTTTTCACGAAAGGTACCGCAGTGTCGCCGCGGCTGTCAGCACCGGCGTGATCCTGGTATTTATCGCGCTGCCGCTGCTGACGCTCTCCATCTTCGTCACACGGGAGGCTATCCGCATCAGCCGGCAGCTTATGGACAGCGGCCTCATATCGGGTTCTTACGCCGATATCATCATCGCCGTTAAGTCGCTTCCTATCTTCGGCGGTTTTGTAAACGAACTTGACCTTATCACCGATCTGCCCATAGTCGACGCTCTGATAAAGGACAGCGCGCGTTATGTCACGGCCTTCTTGACGATGGTCTCGAGCCATATATTCGAGAGCATTCTCAAGCTCGCGCTGATAATTCTGATCGTCGTCATCACCTCTTTCTTTCT
This window encodes:
- a CDS encoding response regulator yields the protein MEPQRDIESDHLRERHIPKEHGVPLEMLGVGVSKHLLDKDLTVLWVNVQFCNDAGYTEEEFLSQFSSLRRYYEEYPVDFELLRNKLRHLHEGCDTKASMTCRIPLKGGGYSWVRVVARAADDPVSGVPVVCLTTVNVDDMVSSDNEKKQYFEFMMEEYVGNIYISDMDTYELLYLNQNSCNVLGGRKKDLLGRKCYEVIQGRSTPCPFCNNSQLTREDVYEWEFFNPVLDRTFLIKNREIDWNGHRARLELSHDNYSVEYKLAQKDRERDAMVRSILGSVARLDARDFSTILWYGADFLSLIGYTKEQFENELDSKCSYIHPDDMAEALRVLREIKKTGQKAVIETRVVTRSGKIRILTITMRYVSGEESWDGIPSFYTLGFDVTDTREEQIRQRKALEEAYQSLRVANSAKTNFLSSMSHDIRTPMNAIVGMTAIAQANLHSPEKVDDCLNKINVSSRHLLSLISEVLDMSRIESGRIDLAPEDVDLSELIQNIYDICKPLVAEKKQELRVTVGQVSHERVVVDRNRLQQVFMNLLSNAIKYTPEGGKISLEINELPSLIPQKGWFEFVFTDNGIGMSADFIPKIFAPFSRAEDPRVSKIHGTGLGMAITENIIQMMNGTIKVESEKGVGSRFTVSVPLQLQMEEDILDEELIGLPVLVVDDDQIICENATQLLSELGMRGYWVLSGGEAVRRVEEAHGRADDFFAVILDWKMPGMDGLETLKVIRERLGNDVPIIIISAYDYSDIEEEFVRAGADAFISKPLFKSKMLHVLRLFCSKNRLEKAGVLVETAYPSLCGKRVLLAEDNELNKEIVVELLGMKGISVDHAENGALAVERFRESAPGYYAAVLMDIQMPVMDGYEAAAAIRALPRKDAADIPILALTANAFVSDIGKAQSSGMNDHISKPIDVDRLVAVLSAWIK
- the mutM gene encoding DNA-formamidopyrimidine glycosylase translates to MPELPEVETVRRILEPQLKGLRIVSVTVNHPAVIARPSPEEFCRLTAGRLISGMSRRGKFLSFCLENGGRIVLHLRMTGSLLLTPPAYPLEKHTHLIFHLDDGGELRFTDLRRFGRFWLIENGEEDIFSGINRLGPEPMDDGFSGDYLMSVFAKRKKAVKSCLLDQEFIAGIGNIYADESLFSAKICPERPASSLTGAEWERLAAAIKEALLLGIEENRMSAEEYLAGKGRGYRSRYLNVYGRAGKPCRICGELLCRSFVGGRGSVYCPKCQNQEKLIAAP
- a CDS encoding AI-2E family transporter, yielding MTTNRYILAAKKIRTSVIPLVILLAFFAMVSWYIIKPLAMPLMWSILFSYFAYPIFTFLHERLFHERYRSVAAAVSTGVILVFIALPLLTLSIFVTREAIRISRQLMDSGLISGSYADIIIAVKSLPIFGGFVNELDLITDLPIVDALIKDSARYVTAFLTMVSSHIFESILKLALIILIVVITSFFLVRDGRRMIDYATDLLPLPEEERVGFVRRTAVMLRAVVCGIIMTAAVQGTLGGLGWWYVGLSHPVFFGFCMFMTAMIPFVGTPAIWLPGAAALFLRGDLSGCIILLLWGLLVVSSIDNFIKPIFISEGSKIHMLLIFIGLFGGLYAWGFLGVFVGPLILSLALFLLDIYHSIIKTPGDNCFTEAKEDD
- a CDS encoding ATP-binding protein, with the translated sequence MHANNLTNLLDALTDTSVYVIEEDTHRLLYFNQRCRDTGRGKAALGAKCHDIWPEVCNNCPLAGLGENSSSHIVCYDPLLKTTVDATANRIRWDGDIRAVVITATPHKLNFEEEHGLYKIKQMYAKSLVTVFDECIIVNLTGNYYVNCQKDLVWSGIPERGDFGAENRIYAQKVLHPDDLEHFNENFSREAMLRIFGEGRTQISMRLRRLTSNGTYHMVEFTATRIDELEANECWCVLVFRDVQDEYLLEQRRNVEISQLATAAQTAYQMLIAVNLTQNTYHMLEYNRFPVKRPDAEGCFDDLIQTELSTVHPDYRDEFIGKFMRAALCSAFSRGELLVTMTVPHRGDDGAYHWYFTQVVRVKSPYTDDLIEITLSRNIDDERRMQEAALEKERQAKQLLEDALQKVENASKAKSAFLSRMSHDIRTPMNAIVGMTELAQLHIGDEERLRGYLEKIAASGAHLLGLINEVLDVSKIESGTVELEESEFDLCRLLDEAVELIRLSVEKKGQKVSVHIGEGLHQLVLGDERRLKQVLVNILENASKYTGDGGSISLLVDELDKGEQPVGTYRFVVEDNGIGMSPEYIEHIFEPFSRADDSRTNKVMGTGLGMTIVKNIVSIMGGDIRAESEYGKGSRFIVTLCLAKSVAVDEVPAEGSRTEESFSDLCILLVEDNELNREIAAEMLALLGARVEFAENGRMAVEAVCSHPPYYYDIVFMDIQMPVLNGYDAAREIRGCGMESIGDLPIIAMTADAFAEDAKLARLAGMNGHLAKPISIEQLKGALSGCVAWKRRNRRGGILESGD